In Pseudomonas glycinae, the DNA window CGGAAACCCTCGGCCAGATCAAGACCGTACAGGCCTACAACCATCAGGTGCAGGACGAACAGCGTTTCGCCAGTACCGTCGAGCAGGCGTTCGAGACTGCGCGCAAACGGATTTTCCAGCGGGCCTGGCTGATCACGCTGGTGATCGTGCTGGTGCTCGGCGCCGTCGCGGTGATGTTGTGGGTCGGCGGAATGGACGTGATCGCGGGGCGGATTTCTGCCGGTGAACTGGCGGCGTTCGTGTTCTACAGCCTGATCGTCGGCAGTGCGTTTGGCACGTTGAGCGAAGTGATTGGCGAGTTGCAGCGAGCGGCCGGCGCCGCCGAGCGCATTGCCGAATTGCTGCGGTCGGAGAACATCATTCAGCCACCGACCACGGGATTGGTGACGCTGCCGGAACGAGTCAAAGGCGAGCTGGAATTGCAGGATGTGCGTTTTTCCTACCCTTCGCGTCCCGAAAGCCTCGCCGTCGATGGCTTGAGTCTGACGATCAACGCCGGCGAAACCCTCGCGCTCGTCGGACCGTCCGGCGCGGGCAAGTCCACGGTGTATGACTTGCTGCTGCGTTTCTACGATCCCCGGGATGGGCGGATTCTGATCGATGGCGTACCGCTGACGAGCCTCGATCCGCTGGACCTGCGTCGCTGCTTCGCGCTGGTCTCGCAAACCCCGGCACTGTTCTTCGGCAGTGTCGAAGAGAACATCCGTTATGGCTGCCCGTCGGCGACCCTTGAGCAAGTCCGTGAGGCCGCCAGAATCGCCCACGCCCACGACTTCATCGAACAGATGCCCGACGGTTACCAGACCCACCTGGGCGATGGCGGCCTCGGCCTGTCAGGCGGACAGCGCCAGCGCCTGGCCATTGCCCGGGCGCTGCTGGTCGACGCGCCGATCCTGCTGCTCGACGAAGCCACCAGCGCCCTCGATGCCCAAAGCGAACACCTGATCCAGCAAGCGTTGCCGAGCCTGATGCAAAACCGCACCACGCTGGTCATCGCCCACCGTTTGGCCACGGTGAAAAACGCCGACCGGATCGCGGTGATGGATCAGGGCAAACTGGTGGCGATCGGCACGCATCAGGAGTTGATCGCCAGCAATCCGCTGTATGCGCGGTTGGCGGCGTTGCAGTTCAGTGATGGTCATCAGGTTTCAACCGACCAAGTAACCGACTAAGTAACCGACCCTGTAGAACGCCATAAAAAATGCCCGCATCTCTCGATGCGGGCATTTTTGTTTACGTCGATCTATCGGCGATACGCGCCCCGATCACTGATCGTCGAAATACCGCTCATGCCAATCCACCAGCGGCTGTGGCGAGTTGAGTTTCTGGCCGTAGATCACCGAGTAGGACAGCACGTTCTGTACGTACTGGCGGGTTTCGTCGAACGGGATGCTTTCCACCCACACGTCGAAGCTCAGATGGTCGGCGCCACGCAGCCACTGGCGCACGCGGCCGGGGCCGGCGTTGTAGGCGGCGGAGGCGAGCACGCGGTTGCCGTTGAACTGGCTGTGCACCTGGCTGAGATAAGCGGCGCCGAGCTGGATGTTTTTGTCCGGATCCAGCACCTGCTGTGGCGAGGCCAGTGGAATGCTGAACTTGCGTGCGGTTTCCTTGGCGGTGCCCGGCATCAGTTGCATCAGGCCGCTGGCGCCGACACCGGAGCGGGCGTCGTCCATGAATGCACTTTCCTGGCGGGTAATGGCGAATACCCAGCTCGAATGCAGGCCGCGGACCTTGGCTTCGCGCACCAGAGTGTCGCGATGGGCCATCGGGAACCGAATGTCCAGATCGTCCCAGTACTGCGCCTGACTGATGGTGCGGATGGCCGGGAAATACCATTTCAGGTCGTAGGCCAGTTTTGCCTGGGCGACCATTTCATCGCGGCTGAAGTGTCGGCTGACGTGATACCACTCGCGGCGGCCGTCGACGATCTGCCCACGGGCGTGGAACTCCAGTGCGCGACGCACACCAGGCGTGTTGCGCACCTTGTTGATCAGCGCCTGACTGAGCACCAGCGGCTTGTTGTTCAGCGAGTACGGCGATTGCGAGCGGTCGGCGGCGAGGAAACCGTAGAAATCCCGTTCCCGCGACAGGTTCTTGTACAGCGTCTGCGCTTCCGGGTTTTGCGGTTGTGCCAGTTCCAGGCTGCGGGCCTGCCAGTAGCGCCAGCGGTTGGTGGTGGCCAGGTCCTGTGGCAAACGACGGGTCAATTGGTAGGCGTCATCCCAGCGCGCCAGACGCAACAACAGACGCAGGCGCCATTCGGACACGGTGTTGTCGCGCAGTTCCGGATCGTACTTGGTCATCACATCCAGCGCGCGGCTGTCGAAGCGGCGGGCGAGGGTCAGGCCGATTTCCCGGGCGATCGCGACTTTTTCATCCCGGGAGAAATGCATGCTGTTGGCATAACCGTCGAGTAGGGCCATGGCCTTGTCCGGGTCCTGACGCGCGAGGCGGCGCAGGCCGAGGCTGACCACATCGGACATCGGCTCATCGGCCGGCGTGAAACGCGAGGGTTGGTTGAGCAGTTCCGGCTTTTGCGCCACATCCACCAACAGTCGACCGCGTGGGGCGAGGGTGGTCAGGCCGTTGACGAGGCTGTTGGCCAGCGGATAGTTACGGTGCTGGGCGGCGAGTTTGGCGCGTTCCCAGCGTTTCTGTTCGGTCAACTGACCTTCGGCGGCCCACATGCCGAACAGCGCATCACAGGCGGCAGGCTGGGATTTGCCGGTCAGCCAGAGCTTATCGGCATTGGCGAAACCCTCGGCCTTCTTGTTGTGGCTGATCTGGTACTGCGCGTTGAGGCAGTCAAGTTCAGTGAAATTCAGTTTCGGGTCGTAATACTTGACGAACGTCGCCCAATCGCCGCGATCGGCCAGCCAGCGCAGCCAGCGCAATTTCATCCAGTTGGCCTGCGGCAGGTCACCGTGCTCGGCGAGGAATTTCTCGATCTCCGCGTTGCTGGCGGTTTTCAGCCGCGCAGTCAGCTCGTCGTAAGCCAGGTACGGCTCCAGTGGATAGTCGGCGAGGGCCTGGCTGTAACGGAAATAGGGACCGCTATCGCCCTTGGCCAGGGCGCGCTTGGCTTCATCGTAATACTGGCGTTGGGTGGACAGGTCCACCGCCTGGGCGGATTGAACGGCAGCGGCGGAAAGCAGCAAACATGACAAAACACTGAAGAGGCGACTGCGCATGAGACATCCGGGCAGAGAAATCATGACAAGTGCCGGCCCAAAACCCGCACTGAATTGCCTGTAGCTTAGCCTTTTGCCAGCAAGGGGCGAAAGCTTTGCCGGCCTCGCAGCACAAGTTCGCAACAAATGTTGTGCAGAGTGCGTCAGCGACGAAATTGCCGGCCTGCTCGGGCCCCGATTCAGGTAGAATGCGCGCCCGGTTTTTGGAGAAGCTCATGACCCTGCTCAAATTCAGCGATGTGTCCCTTGCATTCGGCGCGATGCCGTTGTTGGACAAGGTGTCCTGGCAGATCGCCCGTGGTGAGCGGGTGTGCATCATCGGCCGCAACGGCACTGGCAAGTCCAGCATGATGAAACTGGTCAAGGGCGACCAGAAGCCTGATGACGGCTCGGTGTGGCGTGCCCCCGGTCTGAAAATCGGTGAATTGCCGCAGGAATTGCCGGTGGCCGACGAGCGGACAGTGTTCGATGTGGTCGCCGAAGGCCTCGACGGCGTGGGGGCGTTGCTCGCCGAATACCATCACCTGAGCCAGAACATCGTCACCGACGCCGATCTGGACAAACTGATGCATGTCCAGCACGACCTTGAAGCCCGCGATGGCTGGCGCTTGCAGACCCTGGTCGACAGCACCCTGAGCCGCCTGCAACTGCCGGCCGACAAGACCCTTGCCGAACTGTCCGGCGGCTGGCGTCGTCGCGTGTTGCTGGCGCAGGCGCTGGTGTCCGAGCCGGATCTGCTGCTGCTCGACGAGCCAACCAACCACCTGGACATCGGTGCGATTGCCTGGCTTGAAGAAGCGCTGAAGGATTTCCAGGGCGCCGTGCTGTTCATCACGCACGACCGTTCTTTCCTGCAAAACCTCGCCACCCGCATCCTTGAACTGGATCGCGGCGGCCTGATCGACTGGAACGGCGACTACGCCAGTTTCCTCGTCCATAAAGAAGCCGCACTGGCCGCCGAAGAAACCGCCAACGCGCTGTTCGACAAGCGTCTGGCCCAGGAAGAAGTGTGGATTCGCCAAGGCATCAAGGCCCGTCGCACCCGTAACGAAGGTCGCGTACGTGCGCTGAAAGCATTGCGTGTGGAGCGCAGCGAGCGTCGCGAGCGCACCGGCAAGGCCAACATCCAGCTGGAAACAGCGGAGAAGTCCGGCAAGCAAGTGATGGTGCTGGATAACGTGAGCTTCGCGCATCCGGGCGGTCCGTTCCTGATCC includes these proteins:
- a CDS encoding ABC transporter transmembrane domain-containing protein; amino-acid sequence: MIPMLSSRHRRALRLTSHFLAPYRWPAFGALLALIVTAGITLSMGQGIKLLVDQGFMTQSPHLLNQSIGLFMLLVFGLAVGTFARFYLVSWIGERVVADIRRQVFNHLVYLHPGFYEDNRSSEIQSRLTADTTLLQSVIGSSLSLFLRNLLMVIGGVVLLFITNPKLTSIVVIALPLVIAPILIFGRRVRNLSRLSQDRIADIGSYVSETLGQIKTVQAYNHQVQDEQRFASTVEQAFETARKRIFQRAWLITLVIVLVLGAVAVMLWVGGMDVIAGRISAGELAAFVFYSLIVGSAFGTLSEVIGELQRAAGAAERIAELLRSENIIQPPTTGLVTLPERVKGELELQDVRFSYPSRPESLAVDGLSLTINAGETLALVGPSGAGKSTVYDLLLRFYDPRDGRILIDGVPLTSLDPLDLRRCFALVSQTPALFFGSVEENIRYGCPSATLEQVREAARIAHAHDFIEQMPDGYQTHLGDGGLGLSGGQRQRLAIARALLVDAPILLLDEATSALDAQSEHLIQQALPSLMQNRTTLVIAHRLATVKNADRIAVMDQGKLVAIGTHQELIASNPLYARLAALQFSDGHQVSTDQVTD
- a CDS encoding transglycosylase SLT domain-containing protein codes for the protein MRSRLFSVLSCLLLSAAAVQSAQAVDLSTQRQYYDEAKRALAKGDSGPYFRYSQALADYPLEPYLAYDELTARLKTASNAEIEKFLAEHGDLPQANWMKLRWLRWLADRGDWATFVKYYDPKLNFTELDCLNAQYQISHNKKAEGFANADKLWLTGKSQPAACDALFGMWAAEGQLTEQKRWERAKLAAQHRNYPLANSLVNGLTTLAPRGRLLVDVAQKPELLNQPSRFTPADEPMSDVVSLGLRRLARQDPDKAMALLDGYANSMHFSRDEKVAIAREIGLTLARRFDSRALDVMTKYDPELRDNTVSEWRLRLLLRLARWDDAYQLTRRLPQDLATTNRWRYWQARSLELAQPQNPEAQTLYKNLSRERDFYGFLAADRSQSPYSLNNKPLVLSQALINKVRNTPGVRRALEFHARGQIVDGRREWYHVSRHFSRDEMVAQAKLAYDLKWYFPAIRTISQAQYWDDLDIRFPMAHRDTLVREAKVRGLHSSWVFAITRQESAFMDDARSGVGASGLMQLMPGTAKETARKFSIPLASPQQVLDPDKNIQLGAAYLSQVHSQFNGNRVLASAAYNAGPGRVRQWLRGADHLSFDVWVESIPFDETRQYVQNVLSYSVIYGQKLNSPQPLVDWHERYFDDQ
- a CDS encoding ATP-binding cassette domain-containing protein; protein product: MTLLKFSDVSLAFGAMPLLDKVSWQIARGERVCIIGRNGTGKSSMMKLVKGDQKPDDGSVWRAPGLKIGELPQELPVADERTVFDVVAEGLDGVGALLAEYHHLSQNIVTDADLDKLMHVQHDLEARDGWRLQTLVDSTLSRLQLPADKTLAELSGGWRRRVLLAQALVSEPDLLLLDEPTNHLDIGAIAWLEEALKDFQGAVLFITHDRSFLQNLATRILELDRGGLIDWNGDYASFLVHKEAALAAEETANALFDKRLAQEEVWIRQGIKARRTRNEGRVRALKALRVERSERRERTGKANIQLETAEKSGKQVMVLDNVSFAHPGGPFLIRDFSMVLQRGDRIGLLGANGTGKTTLLKLMLSGLQPTSGKVEEGTRIDVAYFDQLRHQLDLEKTVIDNVAEGRDFIDIDGQSRHVLSYLGDFLFSPQRARTPVKALSGGERARLLLAKLFSKPANLLVLDEPTNDLDVETLELLEEVLLTFNGTVLMVSHDRAFLDNVVTSTLVFEGEGKVREYVGGYQDWIRQGGSPRLLGVTESKSGKADLNSAVVTAEPAPVAAPVAAAPAAKKKLSYKLQRELEALPGDIDAKEQQIAAVEAEMAEAGFYQRPPAETAKVIASLEQLQAELDALVERWAELDA